The DNA window ATTTTCTGTTTCATTCTCCAAAGAACGGAAAAAAGTGGTATATTTGCAACCGTTAAACAACAAGATAACAAACGGCCTCGTGGCGCAACTGAATAGCGCATCTGATTACGGCTCAGAAGGTTACAGGTTTGAATCCTGTCGAGGTCACTGAAGGAGACAACTATTTTATAGTTGTCTCTATTTTTTTACGCATAAATATATTGGAATTGCCACAAAAACCGGTCTAAGGCTAAATCTTCACCCTTACTTCTTCACATTATTGCATCTTTTTAATCTTTAGCTTCTTTTTCACCTTTTTGTCGAAAAGCAAAATATACAATAATTACACTCATAAACATTAAAATGGATGCTAGAAAAAATGGAGCTCCTGAAAATTGAAATGGCGCTTTATCATGAGTGAAATAATAGAATAAATTTGTCATCATTGGAGGTCCAAAAATAGAGGTAGCACTCACTAAACTTGATAATGCTCCCTGCAGTTCCCCCTGTTCATTTGCAGGAACATTTTTACTGATTATTGATTGAAGTGCAGGCCCGCAGATTCCACCTAAGGAATAGGGGACGAGAAAAACAAACATCATCCATCCTTGATTAGTAAATGCAAAGAGCATTAAACCTAATGCATAAAATAGCAACCCAAAATATACACTTTTATGTTCTCCTAATTTTGGAGTTGTCCACCTAATTAGAATTCCTTGTACTAAGCCAAGCAATAAGCCAAGCAAACCAAGCGACAGACCTACAGTTCTCTCCGTCCAATTAAATTTATACATAGTAAAAAAATGCCAATTGCTTTGTACAGCGTGGAGGGCAACATAGACCAAAATTAAAGCGATGACGAGATTTGATATTTTTGACTGTTTTCTCAAAAAATTAACTGTTCCAATAGGGTTTGCACGTTTCCAGCTAAACGACCGACGTTTATCTTTTCCTAAACTTTCCGGTAGTATAAACAGGCCGTAAAGAAAATTCACCATGCATAATATTGCCGCGAAATAAAAGGGAACTCTTGCTCCATAATGTCCAAGTAAACCACCTATTACCGGACCTATAATAAACCCTAATCCAAAAGCTGCACCGATTAAGCCGAAATTTTTAGTTC is part of the Chryseobacterium lactis genome and encodes:
- a CDS encoding TCR/Tet family MFS transporter — protein: MKKTGKKAAIGFIFITLLIDITGWGIILPVVPKLIGELINSDLSEAAKYGGWLGFAYAITQFIFAPIVGNLSDKYGRRPIILISLFGFAIDYLLLALAPSIGWLFFGRIIAGLTGASISTASAYIADISTDEDRTKNFGLIGAAFGLGFIIGPVIGGLLGHYGARVPFYFAAILCMVNFLYGLFILPESLGKDKRRSFSWKRANPIGTVNFLRKQSKISNLVIALILVYVALHAVQSNWHFFTMYKFNWTERTVGLSLGLLGLLLGLVQGILIRWTTPKLGEHKSVYFGLLFYALGLMLFAFTNQGWMMFVFLVPYSLGGICGPALQSIISKNVPANEQGELQGALSSLVSATSIFGPPMMTNLFYYFTHDKAPFQFSGAPFFLASILMFMSVIIVYFAFRQKGEKEAKD